The following are from one region of the Lacinutrix sp. Bg11-31 genome:
- a CDS encoding metallophosphoesterase has product MLRWIILVLIIMVLDFYAFQAVRTLTKNYIIYLVYWLASAYVVGNFVYRYSNFVRGESFTHEHGYAVAFLFMLFIPKLILILFMFGEDIVRGALSLINKLSKASPEDIAYSTSRRGFVSKIALGLAAIPFTSILYGVFKGKYNYKVIKHALYFEDLPAAFDGYTITQISDIHSGSLESKEKITYGIDLINEQESDTILFTGDLVNTKAEEMNNWINVFGKLKAKDGKFAVMGNHDYGYYAYGNDKTLNDENQRQFEEIQEKLGFDLIMNDNRRIERNGQFINILGVENWGASRHFPKRGSLKEATKTIGENDFNILMSHDPSHFDYAEMELNKTDQNKHDVVTDETNVIDFEKHIHLTLAGHTHGMQFGIEVPSLGIKWSPVKYRYPKWAGLYEVAGKFLHVNRGFGYLAFPGRIGIWPEITVIELKKGTKVA; this is encoded by the coding sequence ATGTTGCGCTGGATTATTCTTGTTTTAATTATTATGGTATTAGATTTCTATGCTTTTCAAGCTGTTAGAACGCTTACCAAAAATTATATCATTTATTTAGTCTACTGGTTAGCGAGTGCTTATGTTGTGGGTAATTTTGTTTATCGCTATTCTAATTTTGTACGAGGTGAAAGCTTTACACATGAGCATGGTTATGCCGTGGCTTTTTTGTTTATGCTTTTTATACCTAAGCTTATTTTAATACTCTTTATGTTTGGTGAAGACATTGTGAGAGGAGCTTTAAGTTTAATTAATAAGCTTTCAAAAGCTAGTCCAGAAGACATCGCTTATTCTACTAGTAGGCGAGGTTTTGTATCTAAAATAGCCTTAGGATTAGCCGCGATACCGTTTACTTCTATTCTTTATGGTGTTTTTAAAGGAAAGTATAATTATAAAGTAATTAAACATGCGCTTTATTTTGAAGACTTACCAGCCGCTTTCGATGGTTACACCATTACCCAGATTAGCGATATACATTCAGGAAGTTTGGAGAGTAAAGAGAAGATTACTTATGGAATAGATTTAATAAATGAACAAGAAAGTGATACCATTTTATTTACTGGAGATTTGGTAAACACTAAGGCTGAAGAAATGAATAATTGGATTAATGTTTTTGGAAAACTAAAAGCTAAAGACGGAAAATTCGCTGTTATGGGAAATCACGATTATGGTTATTATGCCTACGGAAATGATAAAACCTTAAATGATGAAAACCAGCGTCAATTTGAAGAAATTCAAGAAAAATTAGGTTTCGATTTAATTATGAACGACAACCGAAGAATAGAACGTAATGGACAGTTTATTAATATTCTTGGTGTAGAAAATTGGGGAGCATCGAGACATTTTCCTAAACGCGGAAGCTTAAAAGAAGCAACCAAAACTATAGGAGAAAACGATTTTAATATATTAATGTCTCACGATCCATCGCATTTTGATTATGCTGAAATGGAGCTCAATAAAACAGACCAAAATAAGCACGACGTCGTTACAGATGAAACTAATGTAATTGATTTCGAAAAACATATTCATTTAACTTTAGCAGGACATACTCATGGAATGCAGTTTGGAATAGAAGTTCCATCGTTGGGTATTAAATGGAGCCCTGTAAAATACCGTTATCCAAAATGGGCTGGATTATACGAGGTAGCAGGTAAGTTTTTACATGTAAATAGAGGTTTTGGTTATTTAGCATTTCCAGGTCGTATAGGTATCTGGCCAGAAATTACTGTGATAGAGCTTAAAAAAGGCACGAAAGTTGCCTAA
- a CDS encoding co-chaperone YbbN encodes MSKFGELIDVEIPVLLDFFTEWNEESTAMHPVLRDVAAALGDKARVIKIDVDKNKELSEALRVKNLPTLIIYKDGEMKWRQSGEQNAKTLIALVQDFV; translated from the coding sequence ATGTCAAAATTTGGAGAATTAATCGATGTAGAAATTCCAGTTTTACTAGATTTTTTTACAGAATGGAATGAAGAATCAACAGCTATGCATCCTGTATTACGAGATGTTGCAGCTGCACTAGGTGATAAAGCTAGAGTTATTAAGATCGACGTGGATAAAAACAAAGAGCTATCTGAAGCTTTACGAGTTAAAAATTTACCAACTTTAATTATTTATAAAGATGGAGAAATGAAATGGCGACAAAGTGGAGAACAAAATGCAAAGACTTTAATAGCTTTGGTTCAAGATTTTGTTTAA
- a CDS encoding polysaccharide deacetylase family protein, giving the protein MQFIPAKIPQFIKRIFPNYVWDFSSKDKVLYLTFDDGPTPEITQWTLNTLKQYNAKATFFCIGNNVAKNPELFHAVLKEGHSIGNHTQDHVKGWKTSTKKYLENVTEAETIINKKLESSQVKLSLFRPPFGQLNNSQGKAIIQLGYKIIMWSVVAFDWEQKIPKEQCLKNVINKASTKNNIIVFHDSIKASRNMKYALPKVLEHFSKKGYVFKAITV; this is encoded by the coding sequence ATGCAATTTATTCCTGCTAAAATACCGCAATTTATAAAACGAATATTCCCAAACTATGTTTGGGATTTTTCGTCTAAAGACAAAGTTTTATATCTTACTTTCGATGATGGTCCAACACCCGAAATCACCCAGTGGACGCTAAACACACTTAAGCAATACAATGCTAAAGCTACTTTTTTTTGTATTGGAAATAATGTAGCCAAAAACCCTGAACTATTTCACGCTGTTTTAAAGGAAGGACATAGTATTGGAAACCACACACAAGATCATGTTAAGGGTTGGAAAACTTCAACAAAAAAATATTTAGAAAACGTTACTGAAGCTGAAACTATAATTAACAAGAAATTAGAAAGCAGCCAAGTAAAACTTAGCTTATTTAGACCTCCTTTTGGCCAATTAAATAATAGCCAAGGCAAAGCTATAATACAATTAGGTTATAAAATAATTATGTGGAGTGTTGTCGCTTTCGATTGGGAACAAAAAATACCGAAAGAACAATGCTTAAAAAATGTAATTAATAAAGCTTCAACTAAAAACAACATAATAGTGTTTCATGATAGTATTAAAGCATCAAGAAATATGAAATATGCGCTTCCAAAAGTATTAGAGCATTTTAGTAAAAAGGGTTATGTTTTTAAGGCAATCACAGTTTAA
- a CDS encoding DUF2723 domain-containing protein, whose amino-acid sequence MTSSNFKKWNNILGWFAFLIALITYSLTVEPTVSYWDAGEYILTSAKLQVGHPPGAPLFQMLGAFFSTFAMSPENIGLMLNMLSAVSSAFTILFMFWSISLLLQKMISSEEFTTSKSYAILGSALVGSLTFTFTDSFWFNAVETEVYAMATLLMAILFYCALRWDFDMHNPRGNRWLILIAFIIGLSFGVHFMGLLTIPAIGLIYYFKNYNTVTIKNFIIANVVSVAVLLFIFKLLAPNILRFFSVLEIFFVNTIGLPFNSGSIIAGILLVAAIYFSLKYTKEKGYRHINTGILCITFVVIGFSSWLMLPIRANADVVINENNPSSARELLAYYNLEQYPKTHLFYGPLFTDQYASLNGNKEDAYTDDKPKYEKNLEQGKYVIVNDYKDAVQNYNYDHAALLPRMWSGEHAENYMLFSGFLDYTVKEKFNVDPFTHKKIAAFIEKYQQDQLTEREYDEFMSLYGDKLNVAMSPSIQKDVAFINQFKNEVAQGNVDYEGYHRFLKQYGQEYLDIEKPSFLSTTTYLFQYQLGYMYWRYFMWNFTGRQDDIQGEYNNHGNWISGIDFVDEMHLGQSQDNLPSDVKNNKARNTYFFLPLILGLIGLFFLFNKDKKTFWVLLVFFLFTGIAIQVYTNVRPFEPRERDYSVVGSFYVFAIWIGFSVYGIFEFFKNKVKGTALPLAITGLCLLIAPLVLAVNNWDDHDRSGKYTALSMAKKYLDSCGENAILFSIGDNDTFALWYAQEIENYRTDVRVVNTSLFQTDWYIDQMKRKAYESDPVPSQLTHDQYKYGTRDYIMKRTYYQDPKTDEIRPTFSRDTLLIKEFLDFVSSDNPKTKFKRIIQLQDEDVTQYPSQLLNTNYFPVENIRIPVNKENAIKYGIVKEKDADSIVDFIDIKIEESAIYKQRLLMLDIVGNNDWKRPIYFTGGAFGEDDYIWMKDYLQLDGMVYKLVPIKTPTDRANPFDMGRVDSDFMYDKVKAWDWGNSGSDDIYHDPETRKNSITYRGNLARLMEKLIQEKKLDKAENIADIAMENMPVDKFGYYTLLEPYIIGYYEVGSKDKARQLFKDVAVKYQENLTYYSELSRANQMKNAQEIFTDIERYRALIVVLVKYDEDFAEKEFMTFDNYQNLFEKIFPSERPQLKEERDINRDSSIPTIEPIKAETEE is encoded by the coding sequence ATGACGTCTTCAAATTTTAAAAAATGGAACAATATCTTAGGATGGTTCGCTTTTTTAATTGCTTTAATAACTTACAGTTTAACAGTAGAACCAACAGTTAGTTATTGGGATGCTGGTGAGTATATTTTAACCTCTGCAAAGCTTCAGGTTGGTCATCCACCAGGAGCTCCTTTATTCCAAATGCTAGGTGCCTTTTTCTCAACATTCGCCATGTCTCCAGAAAACATTGGACTTATGCTTAATATGTTGAGCGCTGTTTCTAGTGCATTTACTATTTTGTTTATGTTTTGGAGTATTTCATTATTGCTTCAAAAAATGATTTCTTCTGAAGAATTTACCACCTCTAAATCCTATGCTATTCTAGGAAGCGCTTTAGTTGGTAGTTTAACGTTTACATTTACAGACTCTTTTTGGTTTAACGCTGTTGAAACCGAAGTGTATGCAATGGCAACTTTATTAATGGCTATTTTATTTTACTGCGCTTTACGTTGGGATTTCGATATGCACAACCCTAGAGGCAATCGTTGGTTAATTCTTATTGCATTTATTATTGGGCTCTCTTTTGGTGTACACTTTATGGGATTATTAACCATTCCTGCAATTGGGTTAATTTATTACTTTAAAAATTACAATACGGTAACTATTAAAAATTTTATAATTGCTAACGTAGTTTCGGTTGCTGTTCTATTATTCATTTTTAAATTACTAGCTCCAAATATTTTAAGATTCTTTAGTGTATTGGAAATTTTCTTTGTTAACACTATTGGTTTACCTTTTAACTCTGGATCAATAATCGCAGGAATTTTATTGGTAGCTGCAATTTATTTCAGCTTAAAATACACAAAAGAAAAAGGATATAGACATATTAATACCGGAATTCTATGTATAACTTTTGTTGTTATTGGTTTCTCTTCTTGGCTTATGCTACCTATTCGTGCAAATGCAGATGTGGTAATTAATGAAAATAATCCGTCGAGTGCTAGAGAGCTTTTAGCTTACTATAATTTAGAGCAATACCCAAAAACACACTTGTTTTACGGCCCATTATTTACAGATCAATATGCTTCACTAAACGGCAATAAAGAAGATGCTTATACTGATGACAAGCCTAAATACGAAAAAAATTTAGAGCAAGGGAAATATGTAATTGTTAACGATTACAAAGATGCTGTACAGAATTATAATTACGATCATGCTGCACTTTTACCAAGAATGTGGAGTGGTGAACATGCAGAAAACTATATGTTATTTTCAGGTTTTCTAGATTACACTGTAAAGGAGAAATTTAATGTTGATCCGTTTACTCATAAAAAAATTGCTGCTTTTATTGAGAAATACCAACAAGATCAATTAACAGAGCGAGAGTATGATGAATTCATGTCTCTTTATGGCGATAAGTTAAATGTCGCTATGAGTCCAAGTATTCAAAAAGATGTCGCTTTTATAAACCAATTTAAAAATGAAGTTGCCCAAGGAAATGTTGATTACGAAGGCTACCATAGGTTTTTAAAACAGTATGGTCAAGAATATTTAGATATTGAAAAACCTTCTTTTTTAAGCACTACAACATATTTATTTCAATACCAATTAGGCTACATGTATTGGCGTTATTTTATGTGGAATTTCACAGGACGACAAGACGATATTCAAGGTGAATATAATAATCATGGTAATTGGATAAGTGGTATTGACTTTGTAGATGAGATGCATTTAGGTCAGTCTCAAGATAATTTACCAAGCGACGTAAAAAATAATAAAGCTAGAAACACTTACTTTTTTCTTCCGTTAATTTTAGGACTAATTGGGTTGTTTTTCTTATTTAATAAAGACAAGAAAACATTTTGGGTACTTTTGGTATTCTTCCTATTTACAGGAATCGCGATACAAGTATACACCAACGTAAGACCTTTTGAACCTCGTGAACGTGACTACTCAGTGGTTGGTTCGTTTTACGTTTTTGCTATTTGGATAGGCTTTAGTGTTTATGGTATTTTCGAATTCTTTAAAAACAAAGTAAAAGGCACCGCATTACCATTAGCAATTACTGGACTATGCTTACTAATAGCTCCTTTAGTTTTAGCCGTAAATAATTGGGATGACCATGACAGATCTGGAAAATATACTGCCTTATCTATGGCTAAAAAATATCTAGATTCTTGTGGTGAAAACGCCATTCTATTCTCCATTGGAGATAACGATACGTTTGCACTATGGTATGCTCAAGAAATTGAAAACTATAGAACAGATGTTCGTGTTGTAAATACTAGTTTATTTCAAACAGATTGGTATATAGACCAAATGAAGCGGAAAGCTTATGAGAGTGATCCTGTGCCATCGCAATTAACACACGATCAATACAAATATGGTACACGAGATTATATAATGAAACGTACCTATTATCAAGATCCTAAAACCGACGAAATAAGACCAACATTTAGTCGCGATACTTTATTAATTAAAGAGTTTTTAGATTTTGTTTCTAGCGATAATCCTAAAACAAAATTTAAGCGTATTATCCAATTACAGGATGAAGATGTGACTCAATATCCTTCACAATTACTAAACACTAACTATTTTCCAGTAGAAAATATCCGTATTCCTGTTAATAAAGAAAACGCTATTAAATATGGTATCGTTAAGGAAAAGGATGCCGATTCTATAGTTGATTTTATAGATATTAAAATTGAAGAAAGTGCTATTTACAAACAACGTTTATTAATGCTAGACATAGTTGGAAATAACGATTGGAAACGCCCTATTTACTTTACAGGCGGTGCTTTTGGAGAAGACGATTATATATGGATGAAAGACTACCTTCAACTTGATGGAATGGTTTACAAACTCGTACCAATAAAAACACCAACAGATCGTGCGAATCCTTTTGATATGGGACGTGTAGATAGTGATTTTATGTACGACAAAGTTAAAGCTTGGGATTGGGGAAATAGTGGTAGTGACGACATTTACCATGATCCAGAAACTCGTAAAAACTCTATTACTTACAGAGGAAACCTTGCGCGTTTAATGGAGAAATTAATTCAAGAAAAGAAATTAGATAAAGCTGAAAACATAGCAGACATTGCTATGGAAAATATGCCAGTAGATAAATTTGGATATTATACTTTACTAGAACCTTACATAATTGGTTACTACGAAGTTGGCTCTAAAGATAAAGCAAGACAATTATTTAAAGATGTTGCTGTAAAATACCAAGAAAATTTAACATATTACAGTGAATTATCTCGTGCTAACCAAATGAAAAATGCACAAGAAATCTTTACAGACATAGAGCGCTATAGAGCTCTTATTGTTGTTTTAGTAAAATACGATGAAGATTTCGCTGAAAAAGAGTTTATGACCTTTGATAATTACCAAAACTTATTTGAGAAAATATTTCCAAGTGAAAGACCTCAACTAAAAGAGGAACGCGATATCAATAGAGATAGTAGTATTCCTACTATCGAACCAATTAAAGCAGAAACAGAAGAGTAA